Proteins found in one Lutimonas zeaxanthinifaciens genomic segment:
- a CDS encoding GH36-type glycosyl hydrolase domain-containing protein → MKYGHFDDANREYVITNPKTPYPWINYLGNEDFFSLTSNTGGGYTFYKDAKFRRLTRYRYNNVPVDDGGKYFYIKDGDTVWSPGWKPVKTELDHYECRHGMSYTKFKGSKNGVTAEVLQFIPLGFWGEIQKFSIKNESPEVKKLKLFSFIEWCLWNAEDDMTNFQRNFNTGEVEIEDSVIYHKTEFKERRNHYAFYSVNNEIQGFDTDRETFVGLYNGFDDPDAVKEGAPGNSVAHGWSPIASHYLEIELQPGEQRDFVFMLGYVEVSEEDKWESKSVINKEPAKEMIKEFDTVAKVDKAYDELRSYWDDLLNTISIESGDDRLDRMVNIWNQYQCMVTFNMSRSASFFESGIGRGMGFRDSNQDLIGFVHQIPERARERIFDIASTQFEDGSCYHQYQPLTKKGNSAIGGDFNDDPLWLILSTTAYIKETGDFTLLDEMVPFDNDASRAKPHFDHLTASFYHVVNNLGPHKLPLIGRADWNDCLNLNCFSSDPNESFQTTGNKKGDTAESLMIAGLFVVYGKEYVELCRYIGKNEEADKAEGHVNDMIKAVKEHGWDGDWYLRAYDYYGKKIGTNENEEGKIFVESQGWCTMAEIGKDEGMVTKALDSVKEHLDCEYGVVLNYPAFTKYHIEYGEISTYPAGYKENGGIFCHNNPWIMIGETMIGRGDNAYDYYKKIAPAFLEDISELHKVEPYVYCQMIAGKEAFKPGEAKNSWLSGTASWNFYAITQYILGVRPDYDGLIVDPCIPKKWDGFKMQRKFRGATYNLEIKNPDHVSKGVKEILVNGEKLNSTIIPLLEKGKNHKVEIIMG, encoded by the coding sequence ATGAAATACGGTCATTTTGACGATGCGAACAGGGAATATGTGATCACCAATCCCAAGACTCCCTATCCTTGGATTAATTACCTTGGTAATGAAGATTTTTTCTCACTGACTTCAAATACAGGTGGAGGTTATACCTTTTACAAGGATGCAAAATTCAGGAGATTGACAAGATACAGATACAACAATGTTCCTGTTGATGATGGAGGAAAGTATTTTTATATCAAGGACGGAGACACTGTTTGGTCACCGGGCTGGAAGCCCGTAAAAACGGAGCTGGATCATTACGAGTGCCGACACGGTATGAGCTATACCAAGTTTAAAGGGAGTAAAAATGGGGTAACGGCTGAGGTTCTGCAATTCATTCCTCTTGGATTTTGGGGCGAAATTCAAAAGTTCAGTATCAAAAATGAAAGCCCGGAAGTAAAAAAATTAAAACTGTTTTCCTTTATAGAATGGTGCCTGTGGAATGCGGAAGATGACATGACTAATTTTCAGCGAAATTTCAATACCGGCGAGGTTGAAATCGAAGATAGTGTGATTTACCATAAGACAGAGTTTAAAGAAAGGAGAAATCATTACGCTTTTTATTCTGTCAATAATGAAATTCAGGGATTTGATACAGATCGAGAGACCTTTGTAGGACTTTACAACGGGTTTGATGATCCTGATGCCGTTAAAGAAGGAGCTCCAGGAAATTCTGTTGCTCATGGCTGGTCTCCGATAGCTTCGCATTACCTGGAAATTGAATTACAACCTGGTGAACAAAGAGATTTTGTCTTTATGTTGGGTTATGTAGAGGTTTCTGAAGAAGATAAATGGGAATCCAAGTCTGTAATCAACAAGGAGCCAGCGAAGGAAATGATCAAAGAATTCGATACGGTTGCCAAAGTGGATAAGGCTTATGATGAACTTCGATCCTATTGGGATGATCTGTTAAATACCATTTCGATCGAGTCAGGGGATGACAGGCTGGATAGAATGGTGAACATTTGGAACCAGTACCAGTGTATGGTGACCTTTAACATGTCACGTTCGGCTTCATTTTTTGAATCTGGAATAGGGCGTGGAATGGGATTCAGGGATTCTAATCAGGACCTGATCGGATTTGTACACCAGATACCGGAAAGAGCCCGCGAAAGAATATTTGACATTGCCTCTACTCAGTTTGAGGATGGTTCATGTTATCATCAGTATCAACCCCTGACAAAAAAAGGAAATTCCGCGATCGGAGGTGACTTTAACGATGATCCACTATGGTTGATCCTTTCCACGACGGCTTATATCAAAGAAACAGGGGATTTTACTCTGTTGGATGAGATGGTTCCGTTTGATAATGATGCTTCAAGGGCCAAACCCCATTTTGATCATTTGACTGCCTCATTTTATCATGTGGTCAATAATTTAGGTCCTCATAAACTGCCGTTGATCGGGAGAGCAGATTGGAATGATTGCCTGAACCTGAATTGTTTTTCAAGTGACCCTAACGAATCATTTCAAACCACGGGAAATAAGAAAGGAGATACGGCAGAGTCATTGATGATTGCAGGACTATTTGTTGTCTATGGTAAAGAATATGTTGAATTGTGCAGGTATATTGGAAAAAATGAAGAGGCGGATAAAGCCGAAGGGCATGTAAATGACATGATAAAAGCAGTTAAGGAACATGGTTGGGATGGTGACTGGTACCTTAGAGCATATGATTATTATGGTAAAAAGATTGGAACCAATGAAAACGAGGAAGGAAAGATCTTTGTCGAATCTCAGGGCTGGTGCACCATGGCGGAGATCGGAAAGGATGAGGGTATGGTAACCAAAGCATTGGATTCGGTCAAAGAACATCTGGACTGTGAATATGGAGTCGTACTGAACTACCCTGCCTTTACTAAATATCATATTGAATACGGAGAAATTTCCACTTATCCCGCCGGATATAAGGAAAATGGAGGAATCTTTTGCCATAACAACCCATGGATCATGATTGGAGAAACGATGATTGGCCGTGGAGACAATGCCTATGATTACTATAAGAAAATTGCACCGGCTTTTTTGGAGGATATTTCTGAATTGCACAAGGTTGAACCTTATGTGTACTGTCAGATGATTGCTGGAAAAGAAGCCTTTAAACCCGGTGAGGCCAAAAATTCATGGTTGTCAGGGACTGCTTCCTGGAACTTTTATGCAATCACACAGTATATTCTCGGAGTCAGACCTGATTATGACGGTTTGATAGTAGATCCTTGTATACCTAAAAAGTGGGACGGCTTCAAAATGCAAAGAAAATTCCGTGGAGCCACTTATAATTTAGAAATTAAGAATCCTGATCACGTAAGTAAAGGAGTAAAAGAAATTCTTGTTAATGGAGAAAAGTTAAACTCAACTATAATTCCACTACT
- the rbsK gene encoding ribokinase has product MKKILVIGSSNTDLVIKTSQFPVPGETVIGGVFNTFAGGKGANQAVAAKRLGAEVIFLACLGQDDFGRKAIQDYKNEGIDTLYISMDRDHPTGVASIIINEKGENSIVVAPGANNMLSKKDVERIIPVMEMVDIVLVQLEVPLETIDYAIRKSQELNKRVILNPAPAAELNDDLYNFIDVITPNESETELLLGKKVSDTESASSAAQIFLDKGVKSVIITLGERGAFFKNADEEFLIPAFKTDVVDTTAAGDTFNGALAVALSEGRSWREAIRFSNQAAAMSVARLGAQSSIPSRKEVESFKE; this is encoded by the coding sequence ATGAAGAAAATACTTGTAATTGGAAGTTCCAATACAGATCTGGTTATCAAAACTTCTCAGTTTCCGGTACCTGGAGAAACAGTTATTGGAGGTGTATTTAATACGTTTGCCGGAGGCAAGGGTGCAAATCAGGCGGTTGCAGCGAAGCGTTTGGGAGCAGAGGTTATCTTTCTTGCTTGCCTGGGTCAGGATGATTTTGGACGAAAAGCCATTCAGGATTATAAAAATGAGGGTATTGATACACTATATATCTCCATGGACAGAGATCATCCCACCGGAGTAGCTTCAATAATCATAAACGAAAAAGGGGAAAATTCAATTGTGGTAGCACCGGGGGCGAACAACATGCTTTCCAAAAAAGATGTAGAGCGAATCATACCGGTTATGGAAATGGTCGATATCGTTTTGGTTCAATTGGAGGTTCCTCTTGAAACGATCGATTACGCAATAAGAAAATCTCAGGAGTTGAATAAAAGAGTTATACTGAATCCTGCACCCGCTGCTGAACTTAATGATGATTTGTATAACTTCATTGATGTAATTACACCAAATGAATCTGAAACAGAACTACTTTTAGGCAAAAAAGTATCAGATACAGAATCAGCATCATCAGCGGCACAGATTTTTCTGGACAAGGGGGTTAAGAGTGTTATTATTACCCTTGGAGAAAGGGGGGCTTTTTTTAAAAACGCCGATGAAGAGTTCCTTATTCCAGCCTTCAAGACAGATGTGGTTGATACTACTGCAGCGGGGGACACTTTCAATGGCGCACTTGCTGTGGCTTTGTCAGAAGGAAGAAGCTGGAGAGAAGCTATACGCTTTTCAAATCAGGCTGCTGCCATGAGTGTGGCCCGATTAGGAGCTCAAAGTTCAATACCTTCGAGAAAAGAGGTCGAATCCTTCAAGGAATAA
- a CDS encoding glycoside hydrolase family 16 protein translates to MRSKFFFNFLFLFICTSLYSQERKLVWEEDFKGNDLDMTSWNFETGDGCPHLCGWGNNERQIYTKKNHLVKDGLLFISARKEGETYTSTKITTKGKKEFKYGKIEVRAKLPLGVGLWPAFWMLGANIDLVGWPDCGEIDILEYVGKEPEYIFTSLHTRDSHGITLNTRKDIVEGIEEGFHTYAINWTEESIDFLIDGKSFYTFSPQSKDPKIWPFNKPFYIILNLAVGGNFGGPEVDDAIFPQDFVIDYIKVYQ, encoded by the coding sequence ATGAGATCGAAGTTCTTTTTTAATTTTTTATTTCTATTCATCTGTACTTCTTTGTATTCACAGGAAAGAAAACTAGTCTGGGAAGAAGATTTTAAAGGAAATGATCTTGATATGACTTCCTGGAATTTTGAAACCGGGGACGGTTGCCCTCATTTATGCGGATGGGGAAACAATGAAAGACAGATTTATACCAAAAAGAATCACCTGGTCAAAGACGGGCTTCTTTTTATTTCTGCAAGAAAGGAGGGAGAAACTTACACCTCAACCAAAATCACAACAAAAGGTAAGAAGGAATTTAAATATGGGAAAATAGAGGTGAGAGCAAAGTTACCTCTGGGAGTTGGTTTGTGGCCAGCGTTTTGGATGTTGGGTGCAAATATAGACCTGGTCGGATGGCCTGATTGTGGAGAAATTGACATCCTGGAATATGTTGGAAAGGAACCGGAATACATCTTCACCTCACTTCATACCCGGGATAGTCATGGTATTACTCTGAATACAAGAAAGGATATTGTCGAAGGTATCGAAGAAGGATTTCACACCTATGCGATAAACTGGACGGAGGAAAGTATAGATTTTTTGATAGACGGAAAATCATTTTACACCTTTTCTCCTCAATCAAAGGATCCGAAGATCTGGCCTTTTAACAAACCATTTTACATTATTCTCAATTTAGCTGTAGGCGGAAATTTCGGAGGCCCGGAAGTGGATGATGCTATTTTTCCTCAGGATTTCGTCATAGACTACATTAAAGTATATCAGTAG
- a CDS encoding MFS transporter — MSESNKLSIREKLGYALGDGAANIAWRGVATFLFIFYTDVFGLSPVTVGVLMLVARFSDGISDVLMGVIGDRTKSKYGKFRPWILWTAVPLGVILSLLFTSPELGDSGKIVYAYITYIFFTLIYTANNIPYGALMAVMTGDDKERTSLGSYRMVGAFGGGMLVQGALLFLVAYFGNVNPEIAIDQLEEEKFKVTVSAPSDVASVNIKTENGIADFVWESPEMKAKDSEPTHAKSFEMEAEKEYTFIVTGESNIVEDSISLIDQKRGYSNSMYIMAFFLSLFMFITFYTTKERIQPPKSQKNNLKRDLKDLVTNKPWLVLLVIGLLFNVYNSIKQGIVIIYFTHYLNNQLLAASFLVALMLASVAGAMATAPLGKRFGKRNLFIGALLFSGGVNSLFFFLGPTDVEAVFAIGVISEFASAIFPTLFFVMLGDAADYSEFKNGRRATGLIYSAGSFATKFGGGIAGAIIGFVLGAFAYDGQNASSIEGAIPGIIMLMSWIPAVITVIAAAFMLIYPLNQKKIDEVTTELNNRRLQESHI; from the coding sequence ATGTCAGAATCTAATAAGTTATCCATCAGGGAAAAGCTCGGTTATGCCCTGGGTGATGGTGCAGCGAATATAGCCTGGAGGGGAGTAGCTACTTTTCTATTTATTTTTTACACGGACGTATTTGGTCTTAGCCCTGTTACGGTAGGGGTATTAATGTTGGTGGCTCGCTTTAGTGATGGTATCAGCGATGTTTTAATGGGAGTAATTGGTGACCGGACCAAATCAAAATACGGTAAATTCAGACCATGGATTTTATGGACGGCTGTTCCTTTGGGTGTCATACTTTCCTTGTTGTTTACTTCTCCTGAATTGGGAGATTCTGGTAAAATAGTATATGCATATATCACCTATATATTTTTCACTTTAATTTATACGGCAAATAATATTCCATACGGTGCCTTAATGGCGGTTATGACGGGAGATGATAAGGAGCGAACAAGCCTTGGTTCCTACCGAATGGTGGGTGCGTTTGGAGGCGGGATGCTGGTGCAGGGTGCCTTGCTGTTTTTGGTAGCCTACTTTGGTAATGTAAATCCTGAAATTGCGATTGATCAGTTGGAGGAAGAGAAATTTAAGGTAACGGTGTCGGCGCCATCAGATGTAGCCAGTGTAAATATTAAAACTGAAAACGGTATTGCCGATTTTGTATGGGAAAGCCCTGAAATGAAGGCCAAAGATAGTGAGCCAACACATGCTAAAAGCTTCGAAATGGAAGCTGAAAAAGAATATACATTTATCGTAACCGGTGAATCGAATATTGTTGAGGATAGCATTTCACTTATCGATCAAAAAAGAGGCTATAGCAATTCAATGTACATCATGGCTTTCTTTTTAAGCCTATTTATGTTTATCACTTTTTATACGACCAAAGAAAGAATTCAACCCCCAAAATCTCAAAAGAACAATCTAAAAAGAGATTTGAAAGACCTGGTAACCAATAAGCCATGGTTGGTTCTGCTTGTAATTGGTTTGTTGTTCAACGTGTATAATTCGATCAAACAAGGTATCGTAATCATTTATTTTACCCATTATTTGAACAACCAGTTACTGGCAGCCTCATTTCTTGTGGCACTTATGCTGGCTTCCGTTGCAGGTGCCATGGCGACTGCACCATTAGGCAAAAGGTTTGGTAAAAGAAACCTTTTCATAGGAGCCTTGCTTTTTTCAGGGGGTGTAAATTCCTTGTTCTTTTTCCTCGGGCCTACGGATGTTGAAGCTGTGTTTGCTATAGGAGTGATCTCCGAGTTTGCCTCAGCCATCTTCCCAACCCTGTTTTTTGTGATGCTGGGGGATGCTGCCGATTATTCAGAGTTTAAGAATGGACGAAGAGCAACAGGGCTCATATATTCAGCGGGATCTTTTGCTACAAAATTTGGTGGGGGAATAGCAGGTGCGATCATAGGATTTGTTCTTGGAGCATTTGCTTATGACGGGCAAAATGCAAGCTCAATTGAAGGAGCAATTCCCGGGATAATTATGTTAATGAGCTGGATTCCTGCCGTGATTACAGTTATAGCAGCAGCGTTTATGTTGATTTACCCATTAAACCAAAAGAAAATTGATGAGGTAACCACAGAATTAAATAATCGAAGACTTCAGGAAAGTCACATTTAG
- a CDS encoding GRP family sugar transporter yields MVIIESFTTAVVLLIITMLCWGSWANTQKLASKSWPFQLFYWDYVIGILLCSLVLGLTMGSMGEDGRPFVDDLLQADFSSFVSAFIGGVIFNIANILLVAAIDIAGMAVAFPIGIGLALVIGVIVNYIKYPVGDPLFLFAGVFMVVVAILMDAKAYKNISKGDSKISRKGIVLSLSAGVLMGFFFRFVADSMVTDNLSPERGKFTAYGAFFVFALGIYISNFLWNSYVMAKPFSGKPVKYKEYFLNGNLKLHSIGWLGGIIWAIGMSFSLIASEQAGFAISYGLGQGATMVAAIWGVFVWKEFKNADGKTQRMINWMFVFFIVGLVAIIYARLK; encoded by the coding sequence ATGGTCATTATAGAATCGTTCACTACGGCGGTAGTATTGCTTATCATAACAATGCTGTGCTGGGGTTCTTGGGCAAATACACAGAAGCTTGCATCAAAATCCTGGCCGTTTCAACTCTTTTACTGGGATTACGTTATAGGGATTCTGTTGTGTTCACTGGTTTTAGGTTTGACAATGGGAAGCATGGGAGAAGACGGACGTCCTTTTGTAGATGATCTTCTTCAGGCCGATTTCTCCTCTTTCGTGTCTGCTTTTATAGGAGGAGTCATTTTTAATATTGCCAACATTTTACTGGTTGCGGCTATCGATATCGCCGGAATGGCAGTGGCTTTTCCAATAGGAATTGGTCTGGCTCTGGTTATTGGTGTTATTGTGAATTATATTAAGTACCCCGTAGGAGACCCATTGTTTCTGTTTGCAGGTGTTTTTATGGTAGTTGTTGCCATATTAATGGATGCTAAAGCTTATAAAAATATCTCTAAAGGCGATAGTAAGATTTCTCGAAAGGGAATAGTTCTATCTCTTTCAGCCGGTGTTTTGATGGGATTCTTTTTTAGATTTGTCGCGGATTCAATGGTAACCGATAATTTAAGCCCCGAAAGGGGTAAGTTTACCGCTTACGGAGCGTTTTTCGTATTTGCCCTTGGGATTTATATTTCCAATTTTCTTTGGAATTCATACGTAATGGCTAAACCGTTTTCAGGAAAGCCGGTTAAGTACAAAGAGTATTTTTTGAATGGGAATTTAAAGTTACACAGTATAGGCTGGCTTGGCGGTATTATTTGGGCTATTGGAATGTCCTTTAGTCTTATAGCCTCAGAACAGGCAGGGTTTGCAATCTCTTATGGCTTGGGCCAGGGTGCAACCATGGTAGCGGCAATCTGGGGAGTTTTTGTCTGGAAGGAATTTAAGAATGCAGATGGAAAAACACAAAGAATGATCAATTGGATGTTCGTATTTTTCATTGTGGGCCTAGTCGCGATAATCTATGCCAGGTTAAAATAA
- a CDS encoding glycosyl hydrolase family 17 protein has protein sequence MNYTQALNIEAGNAICYSGYRKGQWPGGSSPSYDQIKEDLLILQKNWKYLRLYDCDVHSEMVLEVIRKEKFDFKVMLGAYIVAEANNYGCPWGGTYPEDKLEENKKINKEIIKKLIRLANEYPDIVFSLSAGNEACVDWTDHYVPVESVINYVRMIKKEAKQPVTFCENYLPWLDKMKDLAEEVDFISIHTYPVWEYKRIHEAMDYTVSNYLSVANAYPHKPVVITEAGWTTFSNGKGIYPSNVNEDFQRIYYNDLVEWSEKENVLTFVFEAFDESWKGSDDALEPEKHWGLFTEDRRPKKVMQEYFGS, from the coding sequence ATGAATTATACACAGGCGCTGAACATAGAGGCAGGAAATGCTATCTGTTATTCAGGATATAGAAAAGGACAATGGCCTGGAGGAAGCAGCCCCAGTTATGATCAAATCAAAGAGGATCTTTTGATACTTCAGAAAAACTGGAAATATCTCAGATTGTATGACTGCGATGTACACTCCGAAATGGTGTTGGAGGTGATTCGAAAGGAGAAATTTGACTTTAAGGTAATGCTCGGTGCCTATATTGTGGCAGAAGCCAATAATTATGGTTGCCCCTGGGGAGGTACGTACCCTGAAGATAAATTAGAGGAAAACAAAAAGATAAATAAAGAAATCATAAAGAAATTGATACGATTGGCCAATGAGTATCCCGATATTGTATTTTCTTTATCTGCCGGAAACGAAGCTTGTGTTGACTGGACAGATCATTATGTTCCCGTAGAAAGTGTAATAAACTATGTGAGAATGATAAAGAAGGAGGCAAAACAACCCGTTACTTTTTGTGAAAACTACCTTCCCTGGTTGGATAAAATGAAAGACCTGGCAGAGGAAGTTGATTTTATTTCGATCCATACCTATCCCGTCTGGGAATACAAAAGAATTCATGAAGCGATGGATTACACAGTGAGTAATTACCTTTCCGTGGCCAATGCCTATCCTCATAAGCCGGTTGTTATTACAGAAGCAGGATGGACTACTTTTTCAAACGGAAAAGGAATTTATCCGAGTAACGTAAATGAGGATTTTCAAAGGATTTATTATAACGACCTTGTGGAATGGAGTGAAAAAGAAAATGTTCTAACATTTGTGTTTGAGGCCTTTGACGAATCCTGGAAAGGTTCTGATGATGCGCTTGAACCCGAAAAGCATTGGGGCCTATTTACTGAAGACAGGAGGCCCAAAAAAGTAATGCAGGAGTATTTCGGTTCCTGA
- a CDS encoding sugar porter family MFS transporter, which produces MGQTSTKRINIYFVTIVITLGGLLFGYDTGVINGTQFYFSKYFELTGWLKGFIVSSALLGALLGAASAGIISKAIGRKKSLIIAAIFFAISAWGSGLPEMLPESMTLMVFFRILGGIAIGMASMNAPMYIAEISPAENRGTLVTYYQMAVVIGFFVVFLVTYFIGNGLSEQQNIDYGWRYMFWSELVPALAFLFLLFMVPKSPRWLMIKGKEEEAKNVLVAIHGQETADREFIEIKESIDKEGSVEKVSIFKKSLFPIVIIGTVLSILQQFTGINAVLYYGADIFEQALGFGKEDILLQQILLATVNLLFTFIAMFTVDKLGRKPLLIIGGVGMLVGFLIMGFTLYMSDYSQVNSAGLPTISSAEGIICLVGILLFIGSFAMSMGPIVWVLLSEIFPNSIRSTAMAIAVAAQWLANYFVSQTFPIVVESDANKLIMDGGTWNNSLPYFIFSAFIIFIIFFTWKWIPETKGKTLEEMEAIFNKGKS; this is translated from the coding sequence ATGGGACAAACTAGCACAAAAAGAATCAATATTTATTTTGTAACCATTGTAATTACCCTCGGGGGATTGCTTTTTGGTTATGATACAGGAGTAATTAATGGAACTCAATTTTATTTTTCTAAATATTTTGAATTAACGGGCTGGTTGAAGGGATTTATTGTAAGTAGCGCTTTGTTGGGAGCTTTGTTAGGAGCTGCATCAGCAGGAATAATCAGTAAAGCAATCGGAAGAAAAAAGTCGTTGATTATAGCCGCTATATTTTTTGCAATTTCGGCATGGGGTTCGGGTTTGCCTGAAATGTTGCCTGAATCAATGACGTTAATGGTCTTCTTTAGGATCCTTGGAGGTATCGCAATAGGGATGGCTTCTATGAATGCGCCGATGTACATTGCGGAAATATCACCTGCCGAAAACAGGGGAACGCTGGTGACTTATTATCAGATGGCAGTAGTGATTGGATTTTTCGTTGTATTCCTTGTAACCTATTTCATAGGGAACGGATTATCAGAACAACAAAATATTGATTACGGATGGAGGTATATGTTCTGGTCAGAACTTGTTCCGGCTCTGGCATTTCTGTTCTTACTTTTTATGGTTCCTAAAAGTCCAAGGTGGTTAATGATTAAAGGTAAGGAAGAAGAGGCCAAAAATGTTTTGGTAGCTATTCATGGACAGGAAACTGCAGATAGAGAATTTATTGAGATAAAGGAATCGATTGATAAAGAAGGATCAGTTGAAAAAGTTTCAATTTTCAAAAAATCATTGTTCCCTATTGTAATTATCGGGACAGTTCTATCCATATTACAACAGTTTACAGGTATTAATGCGGTACTTTATTACGGAGCTGATATTTTTGAACAGGCTCTTGGTTTTGGAAAGGAAGATATCTTATTGCAGCAAATTCTTCTGGCAACAGTGAACTTACTGTTTACGTTCATCGCAATGTTCACAGTGGATAAACTTGGAAGAAAACCACTTTTGATCATTGGTGGGGTTGGAATGCTAGTGGGCTTTTTAATTATGGGCTTCACGCTTTATATGAGTGATTATTCACAAGTTAATTCAGCCGGTTTACCTACCATATCCAGTGCGGAAGGTATTATTTGCCTGGTGGGTATATTGTTGTTTATAGGTTCTTTTGCCATGTCCATGGGACCGATTGTTTGGGTATTGTTATCTGAAATTTTCCCAAACAGTATAAGAAGTACGGCAATGGCTATCGCCGTGGCCGCTCAATGGCTGGCAAATTACTTCGTTTCTCAGACCTTCCCTATTGTGGTTGAGAGTGATGCCAATAAGCTTATTATGGATGGTGGTACCTGGAATAATTCCTTGCCCTACTTTATATTTTCAGCCTTTATCATATTCATTATATTCTTTACATGGAAATGGATTCCCGAAACAAAAGGTAAGACCCTGGAAGAAATGGAAGCCATATTTAATAAGGGTAAAAGCTAA
- a CDS encoding CotH kinase family protein, with the protein MKKYWSLFLTVAIMALNSCSDDSSGIEPEVQGTEITRFSFLKSNNPNLDKDRYATIENDLIQGRLPLGVNVEKMVASFDHTGEEVKVNNANQVSGESINDFTEIQYYTVSTKDGKSGQYEVDMTYFTGLPIIYIETDNNQEINSKEDYFEGTISIDGGRYFSDFSSASMKIRGRGNSTWMHPKKPFQMKFPEKTEMLGMPEDKKWVFLAEFSDKTLIRNTIAFEMGYLSDLDYTPESVFAEVVINGVYNGTYNIAQKVEESDHRVVLGDTGYLLEIDQLERLDPDDVYFRTDRFLINIKEPETEYNSDTYNYARDLINEFEDVLMGPGFADPESGYVKYIDMDSFIDWYLISEIVKNQDSRSFSSIFLNVIPGEKIKMGPLWDFDLAFGNVDYSECEHPTGFWVKDHDWYARLFEDPVFVEKVKSRFQYYRENQNFILDKMDFYATQLKWSQYENDEKWDLFGRYVWPNPVVYDSHQAEVAHLKAWYKERMDWLDAAYSAM; encoded by the coding sequence ATGAAAAAGTACTGGTCTTTATTTTTGACTGTTGCCATAATGGCCCTGAATTCCTGTAGTGATGATTCTTCCGGTATTGAACCGGAGGTCCAAGGCACTGAAATAACCCGATTCTCTTTTTTAAAATCAAATAACCCGAACCTGGATAAGGATAGATACGCTACCATTGAAAATGACTTGATTCAAGGACGGCTTCCACTTGGCGTTAATGTTGAGAAGATGGTTGCCAGCTTTGATCATACAGGGGAAGAGGTCAAAGTTAACAATGCGAACCAGGTAAGTGGCGAAAGCATCAACGACTTTACTGAAATTCAATACTATACGGTTTCCACAAAGGATGGGAAATCAGGTCAGTACGAGGTTGATATGACCTATTTCACAGGCTTGCCAATCATTTATATAGAGACTGATAATAATCAGGAGATCAATTCCAAAGAAGATTATTTTGAAGGTACGATTTCCATAGATGGGGGACGTTATTTTTCGGATTTCTCTTCTGCTTCCATGAAGATACGTGGTCGTGGGAATTCAACCTGGATGCATCCCAAAAAACCCTTTCAAATGAAGTTTCCTGAAAAGACTGAAATGCTGGGGATGCCTGAGGATAAAAAATGGGTTTTCCTTGCTGAATTTTCCGATAAAACGCTAATTCGAAACACAATTGCCTTTGAAATGGGGTATTTGAGCGATTTGGATTATACCCCGGAAAGTGTATTTGCCGAAGTGGTCATAAACGGGGTTTATAATGGTACCTACAATATTGCTCAAAAAGTTGAAGAAAGTGATCATCGCGTAGTTCTTGGAGATACAGGATATTTGCTGGAAATTGATCAGTTGGAAAGGCTGGATCCAGATGATGTTTATTTTAGAACCGATAGATTTTTGATCAACATAAAGGAACCGGAAACGGAGTACAATAGTGACACCTATAATTATGCCAGAGATTTGATCAATGAATTTGAGGATGTTTTGATGGGGCCTGGGTTTGCAGACCCAGAATCCGGATATGTCAAGTATATCGATATGGATAGTTTTATTGACTGGTATCTCATCAGTGAGATTGTAAAGAATCAGGATTCAAGGAGTTTTTCAAGTATTTTTCTCAATGTAATTCCAGGTGAAAAGATAAAAATGGGCCCACTCTGGGATTTTGACCTCGCCTTTGGGAATGTTGACTATTCTGAATGTGAGCATCCAACAGGTTTTTGGGTGAAAGATCATGACTGGTATGCTCGGCTTTTTGAAGATCCTGTATTTGTGGAGAAAGTGAAGTCAAGATTTCAGTATTACAGGGAAAATCAAAATTTTATTCTCGATAAAATGGATTTTTACGCCACACAGTTGAAATGGTCTCAGTATGAAAATGATGAGAAATGGGATCTTTTCGGAAGATATGTATGGCCAAATCCAGTGGTCTATGATTCACATCAGGCAGAAGTTGCTCATTTAAAAGCATGGTACAAGGAAAGAATGGACTGGCTTGATGCCGCTTATAGCGCAATGTAA